In Mycobacterium stomatepiae, the following are encoded in one genomic region:
- a CDS encoding DUF1295 domain-containing protein — protein sequence MAVALAAAWLAWGPRTGRLWLDTLIADVLATLVVFAFSRAYRNSSFYDAYWSVVPPLLLLYWWSRFEPAVDVLRFALLAIVVVLWAVRLTANWVYSFPGLHHEDWRYPMFKQRAGRWEFLADLAAIHLIPTLQVFLPMIPAYVAVSRPGPGWVWLSWIGFAVGLAAVALEFVADGQMHRFVARRRGDEAMDRGLWSWSRHPNYFGEFSFWVAVALFGIAAAPGSWWWLILGAVAMLAMLLGASIPMMEERSLQRRPSYQDVIDRVPRFVPRPPRKATAKG from the coding sequence ATCGCCGTCGCGCTGGCAGCGGCGTGGCTGGCCTGGGGTCCACGAACTGGCCGGCTTTGGCTCGACACCTTGATCGCAGACGTGCTGGCAACCCTCGTCGTTTTCGCGTTCAGCCGCGCCTACCGCAACTCCAGCTTCTACGACGCGTACTGGAGCGTCGTGCCGCCGCTGCTGTTGTTGTATTGGTGGAGCCGGTTCGAGCCCGCGGTCGACGTATTGCGATTCGCGCTGTTGGCCATTGTGGTGGTGCTGTGGGCGGTGCGGTTGACCGCGAACTGGGTCTATTCGTTTCCGGGTTTGCACCACGAGGACTGGCGCTATCCCATGTTCAAGCAGCGGGCGGGCCGCTGGGAGTTTCTGGCCGACCTGGCGGCCATCCATCTGATTCCGACGCTGCAGGTCTTTTTGCCCATGATCCCGGCCTACGTCGCGGTGAGCCGACCCGGACCGGGATGGGTCTGGCTCAGCTGGATCGGCTTCGCCGTGGGTTTGGCCGCCGTGGCGCTGGAGTTTGTCGCCGATGGGCAGATGCACCGATTCGTGGCGCGGCGGCGTGGGGACGAAGCGATGGACCGCGGCCTGTGGAGCTGGTCGCGGCACCCGAACTACTTCGGCGAGTTCAGTTTCTGGGTTGCGGTCGCGTTGTTCGGTATCGCGGCCGCGCCCGGTTCCTGGTGGTGGCTGATCCTGGGTGCGGTCGCGATGCTGGCGATGTTGCTCGGCGCCAGTATTCCGATGATGGAAGAGCGCAGCCTGCAACGCCGCCCGTCCTATCAGGACGTCATCGACCGGGTGCCGCGGTTCGTGCCGCGGCCACCGCGAAAGGCCACCGCGAAAGGCTAA
- a CDS encoding condensation domain-containing protein — MFLGTVDDWTAEGTVVSWSPTATTYACAAGAQAHPAPVSYQQSQHLRYYRRQVSRGRDIPRLCIGAWEIDGTCDIEAMTHAVNSHVRRHDTYHDRFAFCDNDKIHRYVIPNPDVITLAPKDLGMMEPMQIRKLLLDTPDPLRWDCFTFGIVQGEDRFTVLIAIDHLRADGMSAGVIFLDIQTAYFTALQNDGATLIPAASHREYSANQRAYTAGLSEESPETQSWRAFLAANDGGLPKFPLELGDATPDTAGAIDVFDLIDDDQGRRFEAACRAVGTRFSGGVFACAALAEYRLTGAATYFGLTPFDNRRNPDHALTVGWLASFVPLAIPTAGASFDEVAHAAQASFDENTALGAVPLYHLLETLDGSSGDIEVPDRPVPMLSYIDIRKLPFGDDYGDLRAGIWGDNRLSETVCMWVNRMRDKTQLVVAYPGTEIARKSVLRYVETMRAEFTRVSDGV; from the coding sequence ATGTTTTTGGGCACCGTTGACGACTGGACGGCCGAGGGCACCGTCGTTTCCTGGAGCCCCACCGCGACGACTTATGCGTGCGCAGCCGGCGCGCAAGCCCACCCTGCCCCGGTGAGTTACCAGCAGTCGCAGCATCTTCGATACTACCGGCGCCAAGTCAGCCGCGGCCGCGACATCCCGCGATTGTGCATTGGCGCCTGGGAGATCGACGGCACCTGCGATATCGAGGCGATGACGCACGCGGTAAACAGCCATGTCCGGCGCCATGACACCTACCACGACCGATTCGCGTTCTGCGACAACGACAAGATCCACCGTTACGTCATTCCCAACCCAGACGTAATCACCTTGGCACCAAAAGACCTCGGCATGATGGAGCCGATGCAGATCCGCAAACTGCTGCTGGATACCCCCGATCCGCTGCGATGGGATTGCTTCACCTTCGGAATCGTTCAAGGCGAAGACCGGTTCACCGTCTTGATCGCCATCGATCACTTGCGCGCCGACGGAATGTCGGCCGGTGTGATCTTCCTCGACATCCAGACGGCGTACTTCACCGCACTGCAGAACGACGGAGCGACGCTGATACCCGCGGCCAGCCATCGCGAGTACAGCGCGAATCAGCGTGCGTACACGGCAGGACTGAGTGAAGAGTCGCCCGAAACCCAGTCCTGGCGAGCCTTTCTCGCAGCGAACGACGGCGGGTTGCCGAAGTTCCCATTGGAATTGGGCGACGCCACCCCCGATACGGCGGGGGCGATCGACGTGTTCGACTTGATCGACGACGATCAGGGTCGGCGTTTCGAAGCGGCGTGCCGTGCGGTGGGCACGCGATTCAGCGGTGGTGTGTTCGCCTGCGCGGCCCTGGCCGAGTATCGGTTGACCGGTGCCGCAACCTACTTCGGACTCACGCCGTTCGACAACCGCCGCAATCCCGACCACGCCCTCACGGTCGGCTGGTTGGCCAGCTTCGTCCCGTTGGCAATCCCGACTGCCGGAGCGTCATTCGACGAGGTCGCGCACGCTGCCCAGGCGTCCTTCGACGAGAACACCGCTCTCGGCGCGGTGCCGCTCTATCACCTCCTCGAGACGCTGGACGGATCGTCGGGTGACATCGAGGTTCCGGATCGTCCCGTCCCGATGCTGTCCTACATTGACATCCGCAAGCTGCCGTTCGGCGATGATTACGGCGACCTGCGCGCCGGCATCTGGGGCGATAACCGACTCTCGGAAACGGTGTGCATGTGGGTCAATCGCATGCGTGACAAGACGCAATTGGTGGTCGCCTATCCCGGCACCGAGATCGCGCGAAAGTCGGTGTTGCGCTATGTCGAGACGATGCGTGCCGAGTTCACCCGGGTGTCCGACGGCGTATGA
- a CDS encoding condensation domain-containing protein: protein MTRLALLDQAAFLRLRATGQGSAVQCTWVYDREVNIDELQSFRVRLGDGLLGRQIERSPLPFGRHHWVRDGNSPDIALEPRQPRSEVGAWLERRARVRVDPEHGPTFHLGVLPLDDGGAAVTLVSSHCVVDGLALATAITEAVNGEGRNLSYPQPNSRSRWRAVAEDLAHAIAALPAVIRALIATLLIVLNASLGPRAEPVAPRRVTPPDDVRTAPPAVTLHTDAVAWEARARSINGSSNTLFVAFMARLTHRIGRVASDGNSVTVVLPVSDRSATDDDRANALTSITLTVDGRAAVDDLSGVRADVKSLLTSLKEEPNEMLAGLPLIPFTPRWLVRRAEGTAMSTDQLPVGCSNMGTFDAALGRIDGADATEVSVRLVEQGMTRRRIEQIRGQLFCATGTINGSRFLTVSAYQCGADNTAAAARELACAALADVGLCATTVYHGGG, encoded by the coding sequence ATGACGCGGCTGGCGCTGCTGGACCAGGCCGCCTTCCTACGACTGCGAGCCACCGGCCAGGGCAGCGCCGTGCAATGCACCTGGGTATACGACCGCGAAGTCAACATCGACGAACTGCAAAGCTTCCGGGTTCGGCTCGGTGACGGCCTGCTCGGACGCCAGATCGAGCGCTCGCCGTTGCCTTTCGGCCGTCATCACTGGGTGCGCGACGGCAACTCACCCGACATTGCGCTCGAACCGCGACAGCCGCGGTCGGAAGTCGGCGCGTGGCTCGAACGACGCGCACGGGTCCGTGTCGACCCCGAACACGGACCCACGTTTCATCTGGGCGTGCTGCCGTTGGACGACGGCGGCGCCGCGGTCACCTTGGTGTCGTCGCACTGCGTTGTCGACGGTCTCGCGCTGGCCACCGCGATCACCGAAGCGGTCAACGGAGAAGGACGCAACCTCAGTTACCCGCAACCGAATTCGCGAAGTCGATGGCGTGCGGTGGCCGAGGATCTGGCCCACGCCATCGCCGCCCTGCCCGCGGTCATTCGGGCGCTGATCGCGACGCTGCTGATCGTGCTGAACGCTTCCTTAGGCCCGCGGGCCGAGCCCGTAGCACCGCGGCGCGTAACGCCGCCCGACGATGTCCGCACCGCTCCCCCGGCGGTGACCCTGCACACCGACGCCGTCGCATGGGAGGCCCGTGCACGCAGCATAAACGGGAGCAGCAACACGCTTTTCGTCGCATTCATGGCTCGCCTGACCCACCGGATAGGCAGGGTGGCGTCGGACGGAAACTCCGTGACGGTGGTGCTTCCGGTCAGCGATCGCTCGGCGACCGACGACGACCGCGCCAACGCGCTGACCTCGATCACGCTTACGGTCGACGGCCGGGCGGCGGTCGACGACTTGAGTGGCGTACGCGCGGACGTCAAGAGCCTGCTGACGTCCCTGAAAGAAGAGCCCAACGAAATGCTGGCCGGGCTGCCGCTGATCCCGTTCACGCCACGATGGCTGGTCCGGCGAGCCGAAGGCACTGCGATGTCGACCGACCAACTGCCGGTGGGCTGCTCCAACATGGGCACCTTCGATGCCGCCCTGGGCCGTATCGACGGTGCGGATGCCACCGAGGTATCGGTGCGGTTGGTCGAGCAAGGGATGACCCGGCGGCGCATAGAGCAGATACGCGGCCAATTGTTCTGCGCCACAGGCACAATCAACGGCAGCCGGTTTCTCACCGTCAGCGCCTACCAGTGCGGCGCCGACAACACCGCGGCGGCAGCGCGCGAACTCGCGTGTGCCGCGTTGGCCGACGTCGGCTTGTGCGCCACCACCGTCTACCACGGTGGTGGCTGA
- a CDS encoding heavy metal translocating P-type ATPase, with the protein MFTVGALAVGGIAWLGGRHDVADASWIAGTALAVLPALVWVVMALRHGRFGVDIIAVLSLVGTLLVHEYLAGALIAMMLAGGRALDAAAARRASHDLRALLERAPRFARRRDSAQVTVIPLAEVAVDDLLVVGPGEVVPVDGRVVDVVAVLDESVLTGEPLQVERDVGELVRSGVVNAGGAFELHATSTADDSTYAGIVRLAQQAGAENAPIVRLADRYAAWLLPAALLVAGGAWLASGSAVRAVAVLVVATPCPLLLAVPVAIVSGLSRASRAGVVIRSGGALENLGHATTLVMDKTGTLTMGRPAVVDVVAVPGGNPTEMLRLAASVDQFSPHVLAEAIVTEALARGLQLSLPADVIEEPGRGASATIEARRVTVGKLSRDAVTTAWGRGVLSRAGLDGAAIAWVCIEGEPTGAVLLRDPLRRHSPRTVRRLRAAGLNRLVMLTGDRAEPAREVATVLGLDEVYAEQTPADKVAAVRAERQRAVTMMVGDGINDAPALAAATVGVAMGARGATASSEAADIVLTSDRVDRLADAMDIARWSRRIAMQSAVVGMSLSLLAMVVAALGWLPPAAGALLQEGIDVTVILNALRALRGNPATEVALPPNTEQLLRHFAAEHDELRDALGLLRDSADRLASGPDAAALESLTAASKLLTDRILPHERAEETQLYPALARPLGSDEATATMSRTHAEIQRLADRVSAHVRLAQSAGAIQPEDVDDLLACLYGLYALLRLHFVQEEENYFTLTEDEPTPPESVRTRRPTEEADSAMSQ; encoded by the coding sequence ATGTTCACGGTCGGTGCGCTGGCTGTTGGCGGGATCGCCTGGCTGGGGGGGCGACACGATGTCGCCGACGCGTCCTGGATCGCCGGCACCGCGCTCGCTGTGCTACCGGCCTTGGTGTGGGTTGTGATGGCCTTGCGCCACGGGCGGTTTGGCGTGGATATCATTGCGGTGCTGTCTCTGGTAGGCACCCTGCTCGTTCACGAGTATCTGGCTGGGGCGTTGATCGCGATGATGCTGGCCGGTGGCCGAGCACTGGACGCGGCGGCCGCCCGGCGCGCCTCCCACGACCTGCGGGCCCTGCTGGAGCGCGCGCCGCGCTTTGCCCGGCGACGCGACAGCGCACAGGTCACTGTAATCCCGCTGGCCGAGGTGGCAGTCGATGACCTGCTTGTCGTCGGCCCCGGTGAAGTGGTGCCGGTTGACGGACGAGTTGTCGATGTGGTCGCGGTGCTCGATGAGTCGGTGTTGACCGGTGAGCCGCTGCAAGTTGAACGCGATGTTGGTGAACTCGTCCGCAGTGGTGTCGTGAACGCCGGCGGCGCTTTTGAGCTACACGCCACCTCGACAGCCGATGACAGCACCTACGCCGGCATCGTGCGGTTGGCCCAGCAGGCGGGCGCGGAGAATGCGCCGATCGTACGGTTGGCCGATCGGTACGCGGCGTGGTTATTGCCGGCCGCGCTGCTAGTTGCTGGTGGGGCGTGGTTGGCCAGCGGGTCAGCGGTGCGAGCGGTGGCTGTGCTGGTGGTGGCCACCCCGTGCCCGCTGCTGCTGGCGGTACCGGTGGCGATTGTCTCGGGTTTGTCTCGGGCGTCCCGCGCCGGAGTGGTCATCCGAAGCGGTGGCGCATTGGAAAACCTTGGGCATGCAACGACTTTGGTGATGGACAAGACCGGCACCCTCACGATGGGACGCCCAGCGGTCGTCGACGTGGTCGCCGTGCCCGGGGGTAACCCGACCGAGATGCTGCGGCTGGCCGCTTCGGTGGATCAATTTTCCCCGCATGTCCTGGCAGAAGCTATTGTCACCGAAGCGCTCGCGCGGGGTCTGCAGTTGTCTTTGCCGGCCGACGTGATCGAGGAGCCGGGCCGCGGTGCTAGCGCCACCATCGAGGCGCGCCGCGTGACGGTCGGAAAGCTGTCCCGCGACGCGGTGACCACCGCGTGGGGGCGTGGGGTACTCAGCCGAGCCGGTTTGGACGGTGCGGCAATCGCGTGGGTGTGCATCGAAGGGGAGCCGACCGGCGCGGTGTTGTTACGAGATCCGTTGCGCCGCCATTCCCCTCGCACGGTGCGGCGCTTGCGTGCGGCTGGCCTGAATCGACTGGTGATGCTCACCGGCGATCGCGCCGAGCCGGCCCGCGAGGTCGCCACGGTGTTGGGACTCGACGAGGTCTACGCCGAACAAACCCCGGCGGACAAGGTCGCCGCGGTGCGTGCCGAGCGACAACGGGCGGTGACGATGATGGTGGGCGACGGGATCAACGACGCGCCCGCCTTGGCAGCGGCGACGGTGGGTGTGGCAATGGGCGCGCGGGGAGCCACCGCGTCCTCGGAGGCCGCGGACATCGTACTGACCAGCGATCGGGTGGACCGCCTCGCCGATGCGATGGACATTGCGCGCTGGTCCCGTCGCATCGCCATGCAAAGCGCCGTGGTGGGTATGAGTCTGTCGCTGTTGGCGATGGTGGTCGCGGCGCTGGGCTGGCTGCCGCCGGCGGCCGGTGCGCTGCTGCAAGAGGGCATCGACGTCACCGTCATCCTTAATGCGCTGCGGGCCCTGCGTGGTAACCCCGCCACCGAGGTGGCATTACCCCCCAACACCGAGCAATTGTTGCGGCACTTCGCCGCCGAACACGACGAACTACGTGACGCGCTCGGGTTACTGCGCGACAGCGCCGATCGGTTGGCCAGCGGCCCCGACGCCGCAGCACTGGAATCGCTCACCGCGGCAAGCAAATTGCTCACCGACCGGATCCTGCCTCATGAACGCGCGGAGGAGACCCAGCTGTATCCAGCGTTGGCTCGGCCGCTGGGCAGCGACGAGGCCACCGCCACGATGAGCCGCACCCATGCCGAGATCCAACGGCTCGCCGATCGCGTCAGTGCTCATGTGCGACTTGCCCAATCGGCCGGAGCGATCCAGCCCGAGGACGTCGATGACCTGCTGGCGTGCCTGTACGGCCTGTATGCACTGCTGCGGCTGCACTTCGTCCAAGAGGAAGAAAACTATTTCACTCTCACCGAGGACGAACCCACACCACCCGAGAGCGTCCGAACCCGGCGCCCGACAGAGGAAGCCGACTCGGCGATGTCGCAGTGA
- a CDS encoding MgtC/SapB family protein produces the protein MNWQQIQPFLVALAIGLLLGLERERSHSRRLPAGTRSFALLSLVGAIAASFNEWAVLVGLVVVGALMTLAYFRSSERDPGTTTAIAAVAAYLLGALAYTRPAVAVAIAVVVAGLLVSKARIHRFAREIVSDVEVEDAIKFFVVALVILPLLPDQQLGPYGVLNPAKVWLLVVLLTGIGWVGYIGVRALGPERGVLVTGLAGGFVSATATTASMGRLSRTATSLRAPLASALLASLATFVQLLIVIALVDVEVLRRLRPPVVAAAVALVGVAAFVYRGGRRAHQQNAAEDDEAEATKTSRPFALRPALVLAAVLTFALLVGRWCADILGPKGAVLATFAAGLADAHAGAVAASDLASLPPWRCRPWCSVSL, from the coding sequence GTGAACTGGCAGCAAATCCAGCCATTCCTCGTGGCGCTGGCCATAGGTTTGCTGCTCGGCTTGGAGCGCGAACGCAGCCACAGCCGCAGACTCCCCGCTGGGACGCGCTCGTTTGCGCTCCTGTCGCTAGTCGGGGCCATTGCCGCGAGCTTCAACGAGTGGGCAGTGCTGGTTGGGCTCGTTGTCGTCGGGGCGTTGATGACGCTTGCCTACTTTCGCAGCAGCGAAAGAGACCCCGGAACTACCACAGCGATCGCCGCAGTCGCTGCCTACCTGCTCGGTGCGCTCGCCTACACACGCCCGGCGGTAGCCGTGGCCATCGCCGTGGTCGTCGCGGGCCTGCTTGTGTCGAAGGCCCGCATCCATCGCTTTGCCCGCGAGATCGTCAGCGACGTCGAAGTAGAGGACGCGATCAAGTTCTTTGTGGTGGCGCTCGTGATCCTGCCATTGCTTCCAGATCAGCAGCTCGGACCGTATGGCGTACTGAACCCGGCGAAGGTCTGGCTCCTGGTGGTACTGCTCACCGGTATCGGCTGGGTCGGCTACATCGGTGTTCGGGCCCTCGGGCCCGAACGGGGCGTGCTCGTTACCGGTCTGGCTGGCGGGTTCGTCTCGGCAACCGCGACAACCGCGTCGATGGGCCGGCTCAGCCGGACGGCTACGAGCTTGCGTGCGCCGCTCGCCAGTGCACTGCTCGCGAGCCTCGCGACCTTCGTGCAGTTGCTTATTGTGATCGCGCTCGTCGACGTCGAAGTGCTGCGCCGCCTGCGGCCCCCGGTGGTCGCAGCAGCGGTTGCGCTCGTAGGTGTTGCGGCCTTCGTCTACCGGGGTGGCAGGCGGGCACATCAGCAGAATGCCGCGGAGGATGACGAAGCCGAGGCGACGAAGACAAGCCGACCCTTCGCGTTGCGGCCCGCCCTCGTTCTGGCCGCGGTGCTGACCTTCGCCCTGCTCGTCGGTCGTTGGTGCGCTGACATACTCGGCCCAAAAGGGGCGGTGCTTGCCACGTTCGCCGCGGGTCTGGCCGACGCCCACGCCGGCGCGGTCGCCGCTTCGGACTTGGCTTCCTTGCCGCCATGGCGCTGCCGGCCGTGGTGTTCGGTGTCGCTTTAA
- a CDS encoding BlaI/MecI/CopY family transcriptional regulator — translation MPDRRLVGPLERCVMERLWSDSVPQTVREIHGAVSLRRNLAYTTIMTVLRRLADKGLVVQYRDERAFRYAAAHGHDELVAELMLAALDEIADSKGRCAALAYFVDSAGTENAQLLQQALEKVESECRRHWHASGPWHP, via the coding sequence ATGCCCGACCGGAGGCTGGTGGGTCCGCTCGAACGCTGCGTGATGGAACGCCTATGGAGCGATTCGGTACCGCAGACGGTGCGTGAGATACACGGTGCCGTCTCCTTGAGGCGCAATCTCGCCTACACCACGATCATGACGGTCCTGCGCCGGTTGGCTGACAAAGGCCTCGTCGTTCAATACCGCGACGAGCGGGCCTTCCGTTACGCGGCGGCGCACGGCCACGACGAGTTGGTCGCCGAGTTGATGCTCGCTGCGTTAGACGAGATCGCCGATTCCAAAGGCCGCTGCGCAGCGTTGGCCTACTTCGTCGACAGCGCCGGCACCGAAAACGCGCAGCTACTTCAGCAGGCGCTCGAAAAGGTGGAGAGCGAGTGCAGACGTCACTGGCATGCCTCGGGCCCGTGGCATCCCTGA
- the nicT gene encoding Nickel transporter NicT gives MASTAFRVPRTRFSFLTPAEWGRLGVMLAVIVALHLIGGFTLLLIVEPARLNVGGKAFGLGVGLTAYALGLRHAFDADHIAAIDNTTRKLMSDGQRPLAVGFFFSLGHSTVVFTLAVLLAIGAKAIAGPVEDDSSALHHYTGVIGTSISGIFLYLIAGLNIAVLIAILRVFQQLRRGAFDEAELERQLNSRGFVNRFLGRFTRTITTSWHLYPIGLLFGLGFDTATEIALLVLAGTSAAAGLPWYAILCLPVLFAAGMCLLDTIDGSFMNFAYGWAFSHPVRKIYYNLTITALSVVVALLIGSIELLGLFADQLNWHGPFWDRLSGLDLNTIGFAIVALFITTWAIALLIWHFGHIEEKWTPATVEGAPEPPKSNQPR, from the coding sequence ATGGCCAGTACTGCGTTCCGGGTGCCACGGACCAGATTCAGCTTCCTGACTCCCGCGGAGTGGGGGCGTCTGGGGGTGATGCTCGCGGTGATCGTCGCGTTGCATCTGATCGGCGGGTTCACCCTGCTGCTGATCGTCGAACCGGCGCGACTGAACGTGGGCGGCAAAGCCTTTGGCCTCGGCGTCGGGTTGACCGCCTACGCGCTGGGCCTGCGGCACGCCTTCGACGCCGACCACATCGCCGCCATCGACAACACCACCCGCAAACTGATGAGCGACGGCCAACGCCCCCTGGCCGTCGGATTCTTCTTCTCGCTGGGCCACTCCACCGTGGTGTTCACCCTGGCGGTGCTACTGGCGATCGGAGCCAAGGCGATCGCCGGACCAGTCGAAGACGACTCCTCGGCACTGCATCATTACACCGGCGTGATCGGCACCAGCATCTCCGGGATATTCCTCTATCTGATCGCCGGGCTCAACATTGCCGTCCTGATCGCGATCCTGCGGGTGTTCCAGCAGCTGCGCCGCGGCGCCTTCGACGAAGCAGAACTGGAACGGCAATTGAACAGCCGCGGCTTTGTCAACCGCTTCCTGGGCCGCTTCACCCGCACGATCACCACCTCCTGGCACCTGTACCCGATCGGGCTGCTGTTCGGCCTGGGCTTTGACACCGCCACCGAGATCGCCCTGCTGGTCCTGGCCGGCACCAGCGCAGCGGCCGGGCTGCCCTGGTACGCGATCCTGTGCCTGCCGGTCTTGTTCGCCGCCGGCATGTGCCTGCTCGACACCATCGACGGCTCGTTCATGAACTTCGCCTACGGCTGGGCGTTTTCCCACCCGGTGCGCAAGATCTACTACAACCTCACCATCACCGCGCTCTCAGTCGTCGTGGCCCTGCTCATCGGCAGCATCGAACTACTCGGCCTGTTCGCCGACCAACTGAACTGGCACGGTCCGTTCTGGGACCGGCTTTCCGGCCTCGACCTCAACACCATCGGCTTCGCCATCGTCGCCCTCTTCATCACCACTTGGGCGATCGCCCTACTCATCTGGCACTTCGGCCACATCGAAGAAAAATGGACCCCCGCGACGGTCGAAGGCGCCCCTGAACCGCCGAAGTCCAATCAACCTCGTTGA
- a CDS encoding class 1 fructose-bisphosphatase translates to MLTRHTTLVKFLIEERRRHPDASGELNSLILDIALACKAISTRVAQGELGGVLGAADVVNVQGEEQQKLDVLANDYFLRANEWGGQVAGMASEELANPYLLPTQYPRGKYLLVFDPLDGSSNIDVNVSVGSIFSILRAASPGTDPSPEDFLQPGSQQVCAGYAIYGPSTMLVLTVGTGVHAFTLDPTLGEFILTRPSIQIPTSTREFAINASNRRFWEPAVQRYIDECLAGRTGPRGKDFNMRWVASLVAETHRILSRGGVFLYPRDTKDPDKPGRLRLLYEASPIAFLVEQAGGAASTGRGRLLDAVPTSLHQRVPLIFGAADEVKLLEDYHRQDYVRPSTSPLYGVRGLYRTGVG, encoded by the coding sequence ATGCTCACCCGTCACACCACGCTGGTCAAATTCCTCATCGAGGAACGTCGGCGCCACCCCGATGCCAGTGGCGAACTGAACTCGCTGATCCTCGATATTGCCCTTGCCTGCAAAGCCATCTCGACCCGTGTGGCACAGGGTGAGCTCGGCGGAGTCTTGGGCGCCGCCGATGTGGTGAACGTGCAGGGCGAGGAGCAGCAAAAACTCGACGTGCTCGCCAATGACTACTTCTTGCGCGCCAACGAGTGGGGTGGCCAGGTGGCAGGGATGGCCTCCGAGGAGCTGGCAAACCCCTATCTACTGCCGACACAGTATCCACGTGGCAAGTACCTACTGGTCTTTGATCCGCTCGATGGCTCATCGAACATCGACGTCAATGTGTCGGTGGGAAGCATCTTTTCGATTCTGCGCGCCGCCAGTCCGGGTACAGACCCGTCGCCCGAGGATTTCCTGCAGCCCGGCTCGCAGCAAGTATGCGCCGGTTACGCGATCTACGGCCCGTCGACCATGCTGGTGCTCACTGTCGGCACGGGCGTTCACGCCTTCACGTTGGATCCCACGCTCGGGGAATTCATCCTGACTCGGCCGTCAATCCAAATCCCCACTTCCACCCGTGAATTCGCGATCAACGCGTCGAACAGGCGGTTCTGGGAGCCCGCAGTGCAGCGCTACATCGACGAGTGTCTGGCAGGCCGGACCGGTCCGCGTGGCAAGGACTTCAACATGCGGTGGGTCGCGTCACTGGTCGCCGAGACGCACCGAATCCTGAGCCGCGGCGGCGTCTTCCTGTACCCGCGCGATACCAAAGACCCGGACAAGCCGGGACGGCTTCGGCTGTTGTACGAAGCCAGCCCGATCGCGTTTCTGGTCGAGCAGGCGGGCGGCGCGGCCAGCACCGGCCGTGGACGCCTTCTGGACGCCGTCCCGACCAGCCTGCATCAACGCGTGCCGCTGATTTTCGGAGCGGCCGACGAGGTCAAGCTGCTCGAGGACTATCACCGCCAGGACTACGTAAGGCCTTCCACGTCACCGCTCTACGGCGTTCGAGGTCTGTACCGCACCGGAGTCGGCTAA
- a CDS encoding phosphoribulokinase yields MSRLHPIISVTGSSGAGTTSVMRTFDQIFRREGINVAFVEGDSFHRYDRVAMKAAIADAHARGDHTFSHFGPEANLFDDLQSLFETYGETGTGKVRRYLHDEKEAEPYGQEPGTFTPWEEIPEDTDMLFYEGLHGAIVTDDVDVAAHADLRIGVVPVINLEWIQKLHRDKVSRGYTSEAVTDTILRRMPDYLNYMCTQFSHTDVNFQRVPVVDTSNPFIARSIPTADESMLIIRFRDPHGIDFPYLLAMLHDSFMSRPNTIVCPGGKMDLAMQLIFTPMVLRLLELRQAQLAGAR; encoded by the coding sequence ATGTCGCGTCTGCATCCGATCATTTCGGTTACCGGATCCTCTGGGGCGGGGACGACCTCCGTCATGCGGACTTTCGACCAGATCTTCCGCCGCGAAGGCATCAATGTCGCGTTTGTCGAGGGCGATAGCTTCCACCGATACGACCGAGTCGCGATGAAGGCGGCGATCGCCGATGCTCACGCGCGCGGCGATCACACCTTCAGCCATTTCGGTCCGGAGGCTAACCTGTTCGACGATCTGCAAAGCCTCTTTGAGACGTACGGTGAGACCGGTACCGGCAAGGTGCGGCGCTACCTGCATGACGAGAAGGAGGCCGAACCCTATGGGCAGGAACCCGGTACCTTCACGCCGTGGGAGGAGATCCCCGAAGACACGGACATGCTTTTCTACGAGGGGCTACACGGCGCTATCGTGACCGACGACGTGGACGTCGCGGCCCATGCCGATCTGCGCATCGGCGTGGTGCCGGTGATCAACCTCGAATGGATCCAGAAGTTGCACCGCGACAAGGTCTCCCGTGGGTACACCTCAGAAGCCGTGACCGACACCATTTTGCGGCGGATGCCCGACTATCTGAACTACATGTGCACCCAGTTCTCACATACCGACGTCAACTTCCAGCGGGTGCCGGTCGTCGATACATCCAACCCGTTCATCGCCCGGTCGATACCTACGGCCGATGAGTCAATGCTGATAATCCGATTCCGTGACCCGCACGGTATCGATTTTCCGTATCTGCTTGCCATGTTGCATGATTCGTTCATGTCGCGCCCCAACACGATCGTGTGCCCCGGGGGCAAGATGGATCTGGCCATGCAGCTGATCTTCACACCGATGGTGCTGCGCCTGCTGGAACTCCGCCAAGCGCAGCTGGCGGGCGCGCGCTAA